The proteins below come from a single Salvelinus fontinalis isolate EN_2023a chromosome 1, ASM2944872v1, whole genome shotgun sequence genomic window:
- the hk1 gene encoding hexokinase-1 isoform X1 yields MIAAQLLAYYFTELKDDKVKKIDKYLYAMRFSDETLMDIMKRFRRELGNGLGRDTNPTATVKMLPTFVRSIPDGSEKGDFIALDLGGSAFRILRVKVSHEKKQTVQMESQIYDTPEDIIHGSGTRLFDHVAECLGDFMEKQNIKDKKLSVGFTFSFPCAQTKLNESYLLTWTKRFKASGVEGMDVVTLLNKAIKKRGDYDADIMAVVNDTVGTMMTCGFDDQRCEVGIIIGTGTNACYMEELRHIDLVEGDEGRMCINTEWGGFGDDGMLEDIRTEFDREIDRGSLNPGKQLFEKMVSGMYMGELVRLILVKMAKEGFLFEGRITPELLTKEKFETKHVSSIEKSKEGLTKAKDILGRLGVEPSADDCIAVQHVCTIVSHRSANLIAATLGGILSRLKDNKGNPRLRTTVGIDGSLYKMHPQYARRLHKTVRRLVPESDVRFLLSESGSSKGAAMVTAVAYRLADQRCQITETLAEFRLTSDQLLEVKKRMRTEIQNGLGKKTHNSATVKMWPTYVLSTPDGSENGDFLALDLGGTNFRVLLVKIRSGKRRTVEMHNKIYAIPMEVMQGTGEELFDHIVQCISDFLDYMGMKNTRLPLGFTFSFPCRQTSLNVGILVTWTKGFKATDCEGEDVVGLLREGIKRRDEFDLDVVAVVNDTVGTMMTCAYEEPTCEVGLIAGTGSNACYMEEMRNIEMVEGDVGRMCVNMEWGAFGDNGCLDDIRTEYDKAVDDFSLNPGKQRYEKMCSGMYLGEIVRNILIDLTKRGFLFRGQISETLKTRGIFETKFLSQIESDRLALLQVRSILQQLGLDSTCDDSIIVKEVCGTVSHRAAQLCGAGMAAIVDKIRENRGLNQMDITVGVDGTLYKLHPHFSGIMHQTVKELAPKCTVNFLLSEDGSGKGAALITAVGCRMREQEEQKS; encoded by the exons AGAAGGGGGACTTCATTGCTCTGGATCTGGGAGGCTCGGCCTTCCGCATCCTGCGAGTGAAGGTGTCCCATGAGAAGAAGCAGACAGTTCAGATGGAGAGCCAGATCTATGACACTCCAGAGGACATCATCCATGGCAGTGGCACTCGG CTGTTTGACCATGTTGCAGAGTGCCTGGGTGACTTCATGGAGAAGCAGAATATCAAGGATAAGAAGCTTTCTGTCGGCTTCACCTTCTCCTTCCCCTGTGCACAAACCAAACTGAATGAG AGTTATTTGCTCACTTGGACAAAACGCTTTAAAGCCAGTGGAGTTGAGGGAATGGACGTTGTGACTCTTCTGAACAAGGCCATCAAAAAACGTGGG GACTATGACGCAGACATCATGGCAGTGGTCAATGACACAGTTGGAACCATGATGACCTGTGGCTTTGATGACCAGCGTTGTGAAGTTGGTATCATCATAG GCACAGGTACTAATGCTTGTTACATGGAGGAGCTAAGGCACATTGACCTGGTGGAGGGAGACGAGGGCAGAATGTGTATCAACACAGAGTGGGGAGGCTTTGGGGACGATGGAATGCTGGAGGACATTCGCACAGAGTTCGACAGAGAAATTGACAGGGGCTCTCTAAACCCAGGGAAACAGCT GTTTGAGAAGATGGTCAGCGGGATGTACATGGGCGAACTTGTGCGACTCATCCTGGTCAAGATGGCCAAAGAGGGATTTTTGTTTGAGGGTCGGATAACGCCTGAACTTCTTACCAAAGAGAAATTTGAAACCAAACACGTTTCTTCCATTGAAAA GAGTAAAGAAGGCCTCACTAAAGCCAAGGATATCCTAGGTCGCCTGGGCGTGGAACCATCCGCAGATGACTGCATTGCTGTGCAGCACGTATGCACCATAGTCTCCCACAGATCAGCCAACCTCATCGCTGCCACTCTGGGAGGCATCCTCTCcaggctaaaggacaacaaagggAACCCTCGCCTACGCACCACTGTGGGCATCGACGGCTCTCTCTACAAGATGCACCCGCA ATATGCCCGGCGTCTCCACAAAACAGTCCGCCGCCTAGTTCCTGAGTCAGATGTCCGCTTCCTGCTCTCAGAGAGCGGGAGCTCCAAGGGCGCTGCCATGGTGACCGCTGTGGCCTACCGGCTGGCTGACCAGCGTTGTCAGATCACAGAGACCCTGGCTGAGTTCAGACTGACCAGTGACCAGCTGCTGGAGgtgaagaagaggatgaggacGGAGATCCAGAACGGCCTTGGGAAAAAGACCCATAACAGCGCCACCGTCAAGATGTGGCCCACATATGTACTCAGCACACCAGATGGATCAG AAAATGGTGATTTCTTGGCTTTGGATTTAGGAGGGACAAACTTTAGAGTGCTGTTGGTGAAGATTCGCAGTGGCAAGCGGCGGACAGTAGAGATGCATAACAAAATTTATGCTATTCCTATGGAGGTGATGCAGGGGACTGGAGAGGAG CTGTTTGACCACATTGTCCAGTGCATATCTGACTTCCTGGACTACATGGGTATGAAGAACACTCGCCTGCCTCTGGGTTTCACCTTCTCCTTCCCCTGCAGACAGACCAGCTTGAATGTG GGCATCCTGGTAACCTGGACCAAAGGCTTCAAAGCCACTGACTGTGAAGGGGAGGATGTTGTCGGACTTCTCAGAGAGGGGATTAAAAGGAGAGAC GAGTTTGACTTGGACGTGGTGGCAGTAGTTAATGACACAGTGGGGACCATGATGACATGTGCATATGAAGAGCCTACCTGTGAGGTCGGCCTGATTGCAG GAACTGGCAGCAACGCCTGTTACATGGAGGAGATGAGGAACATTGAGATGGTGGAGGGGGATGTGGGGAGGATGTGTGTCAACATGGAGTGGGGCGCCTTCGGGGACAATGGGTGCCTGGATGATATCAGGACAGAATATGACAAAGCTGTGGATGACTTTTCACTCAACCCTGGAAAACAGAG GTATGAGAAGATGTGTAGCGGTATGTATCTCGGGGAGATTGTGCGAAACATCCTGATTGACTTGACGAAGCGTGGCTTTCTCTTCAGAGGGCAGATATCTGAGACTCTGAAGACCAGAGGCATTTTCGAAACTAAGTTCCTCTCCCAGATTGAAAG TGACCGGTTGGCGCTACTGCAGGTGAGATCCATCCTGCAGCAGCTGGGTCTGGACAGCACATGTGATGACAGTATCATCGTCAAGGAGGTGTGTGGTACAGTGTCTCACCGGGCGGCTCAGCTCTGTGGAGCCGGAATGGCTGCCATTGTCGACAAAATCCGAGAGAACCGTGGGCTGAACCAAATGGACATCACCGTTGGGGTGGACGGAACACTCTACAAGCTACATCCACA CTTCTCAGGGATCATGCACCAGACAGTGAAAGAGTTGGCCCCTAAGTGTACCGTCAATTTCCTTCTCTCTGAGGACGGGAGTGGCAAGGGTGCAGCCCTCATCACTGCTGTGGGCTGTCGCATGCGTGAGCAGGAGGAGCAGAAGAGCTGA
- the hk1 gene encoding hexokinase-1 isoform X2, with protein sequence MRFSDETLMDIMKRFRRELGNGLGRDTNPTATVKMLPTFVRSIPDGSEKGDFIALDLGGSAFRILRVKVSHEKKQTVQMESQIYDTPEDIIHGSGTRLFDHVAECLGDFMEKQNIKDKKLSVGFTFSFPCAQTKLNESYLLTWTKRFKASGVEGMDVVTLLNKAIKKRGDYDADIMAVVNDTVGTMMTCGFDDQRCEVGIIIGTGTNACYMEELRHIDLVEGDEGRMCINTEWGGFGDDGMLEDIRTEFDREIDRGSLNPGKQLFEKMVSGMYMGELVRLILVKMAKEGFLFEGRITPELLTKEKFETKHVSSIEKSKEGLTKAKDILGRLGVEPSADDCIAVQHVCTIVSHRSANLIAATLGGILSRLKDNKGNPRLRTTVGIDGSLYKMHPQYARRLHKTVRRLVPESDVRFLLSESGSSKGAAMVTAVAYRLADQRCQITETLAEFRLTSDQLLEVKKRMRTEIQNGLGKKTHNSATVKMWPTYVLSTPDGSENGDFLALDLGGTNFRVLLVKIRSGKRRTVEMHNKIYAIPMEVMQGTGEELFDHIVQCISDFLDYMGMKNTRLPLGFTFSFPCRQTSLNVGILVTWTKGFKATDCEGEDVVGLLREGIKRRDEFDLDVVAVVNDTVGTMMTCAYEEPTCEVGLIAGTGSNACYMEEMRNIEMVEGDVGRMCVNMEWGAFGDNGCLDDIRTEYDKAVDDFSLNPGKQRYEKMCSGMYLGEIVRNILIDLTKRGFLFRGQISETLKTRGIFETKFLSQIESDRLALLQVRSILQQLGLDSTCDDSIIVKEVCGTVSHRAAQLCGAGMAAIVDKIRENRGLNQMDITVGVDGTLYKLHPHFSGIMHQTVKELAPKCTVNFLLSEDGSGKGAALITAVGCRMREQEEQKS encoded by the exons AGAAGGGGGACTTCATTGCTCTGGATCTGGGAGGCTCGGCCTTCCGCATCCTGCGAGTGAAGGTGTCCCATGAGAAGAAGCAGACAGTTCAGATGGAGAGCCAGATCTATGACACTCCAGAGGACATCATCCATGGCAGTGGCACTCGG CTGTTTGACCATGTTGCAGAGTGCCTGGGTGACTTCATGGAGAAGCAGAATATCAAGGATAAGAAGCTTTCTGTCGGCTTCACCTTCTCCTTCCCCTGTGCACAAACCAAACTGAATGAG AGTTATTTGCTCACTTGGACAAAACGCTTTAAAGCCAGTGGAGTTGAGGGAATGGACGTTGTGACTCTTCTGAACAAGGCCATCAAAAAACGTGGG GACTATGACGCAGACATCATGGCAGTGGTCAATGACACAGTTGGAACCATGATGACCTGTGGCTTTGATGACCAGCGTTGTGAAGTTGGTATCATCATAG GCACAGGTACTAATGCTTGTTACATGGAGGAGCTAAGGCACATTGACCTGGTGGAGGGAGACGAGGGCAGAATGTGTATCAACACAGAGTGGGGAGGCTTTGGGGACGATGGAATGCTGGAGGACATTCGCACAGAGTTCGACAGAGAAATTGACAGGGGCTCTCTAAACCCAGGGAAACAGCT GTTTGAGAAGATGGTCAGCGGGATGTACATGGGCGAACTTGTGCGACTCATCCTGGTCAAGATGGCCAAAGAGGGATTTTTGTTTGAGGGTCGGATAACGCCTGAACTTCTTACCAAAGAGAAATTTGAAACCAAACACGTTTCTTCCATTGAAAA GAGTAAAGAAGGCCTCACTAAAGCCAAGGATATCCTAGGTCGCCTGGGCGTGGAACCATCCGCAGATGACTGCATTGCTGTGCAGCACGTATGCACCATAGTCTCCCACAGATCAGCCAACCTCATCGCTGCCACTCTGGGAGGCATCCTCTCcaggctaaaggacaacaaagggAACCCTCGCCTACGCACCACTGTGGGCATCGACGGCTCTCTCTACAAGATGCACCCGCA ATATGCCCGGCGTCTCCACAAAACAGTCCGCCGCCTAGTTCCTGAGTCAGATGTCCGCTTCCTGCTCTCAGAGAGCGGGAGCTCCAAGGGCGCTGCCATGGTGACCGCTGTGGCCTACCGGCTGGCTGACCAGCGTTGTCAGATCACAGAGACCCTGGCTGAGTTCAGACTGACCAGTGACCAGCTGCTGGAGgtgaagaagaggatgaggacGGAGATCCAGAACGGCCTTGGGAAAAAGACCCATAACAGCGCCACCGTCAAGATGTGGCCCACATATGTACTCAGCACACCAGATGGATCAG AAAATGGTGATTTCTTGGCTTTGGATTTAGGAGGGACAAACTTTAGAGTGCTGTTGGTGAAGATTCGCAGTGGCAAGCGGCGGACAGTAGAGATGCATAACAAAATTTATGCTATTCCTATGGAGGTGATGCAGGGGACTGGAGAGGAG CTGTTTGACCACATTGTCCAGTGCATATCTGACTTCCTGGACTACATGGGTATGAAGAACACTCGCCTGCCTCTGGGTTTCACCTTCTCCTTCCCCTGCAGACAGACCAGCTTGAATGTG GGCATCCTGGTAACCTGGACCAAAGGCTTCAAAGCCACTGACTGTGAAGGGGAGGATGTTGTCGGACTTCTCAGAGAGGGGATTAAAAGGAGAGAC GAGTTTGACTTGGACGTGGTGGCAGTAGTTAATGACACAGTGGGGACCATGATGACATGTGCATATGAAGAGCCTACCTGTGAGGTCGGCCTGATTGCAG GAACTGGCAGCAACGCCTGTTACATGGAGGAGATGAGGAACATTGAGATGGTGGAGGGGGATGTGGGGAGGATGTGTGTCAACATGGAGTGGGGCGCCTTCGGGGACAATGGGTGCCTGGATGATATCAGGACAGAATATGACAAAGCTGTGGATGACTTTTCACTCAACCCTGGAAAACAGAG GTATGAGAAGATGTGTAGCGGTATGTATCTCGGGGAGATTGTGCGAAACATCCTGATTGACTTGACGAAGCGTGGCTTTCTCTTCAGAGGGCAGATATCTGAGACTCTGAAGACCAGAGGCATTTTCGAAACTAAGTTCCTCTCCCAGATTGAAAG TGACCGGTTGGCGCTACTGCAGGTGAGATCCATCCTGCAGCAGCTGGGTCTGGACAGCACATGTGATGACAGTATCATCGTCAAGGAGGTGTGTGGTACAGTGTCTCACCGGGCGGCTCAGCTCTGTGGAGCCGGAATGGCTGCCATTGTCGACAAAATCCGAGAGAACCGTGGGCTGAACCAAATGGACATCACCGTTGGGGTGGACGGAACACTCTACAAGCTACATCCACA CTTCTCAGGGATCATGCACCAGACAGTGAAAGAGTTGGCCCCTAAGTGTACCGTCAATTTCCTTCTCTCTGAGGACGGGAGTGGCAAGGGTGCAGCCCTCATCACTGCTGTGGGCTGTCGCATGCGTGAGCAGGAGGAGCAGAAGAGCTGA
- the tacr2 gene encoding substance-K receptor — translation MDTTSKPFNLSTTIYFQDYGNETTINRFEQPDWQVALWAIAYSLIVIVSVTGNVTVIWIILAHKRMRTVTNYFIVNLAFSDVSMATFNTVFNFVYAIHNDWYFGLGYCRFQNFYPITAMFSSIYSMAAIAVDRYMAIIYPLKPRLSSTSTKIVIGLIWAVAFSLAFPQCYYSVTQHYPPRTICMVNWPDDYGGKHHLTYQIAMIILIYLLPLLVMLITYSLIGQTLWGSEIPGEASDHYQNQIHAKRKVVKMMIVVVMTFALCWLPYHIYFILGSFNKEIYMQTYIQQVYLAIFWLAMSSTIYNPIIYCCLNQRFRSGFRHAFSWLPFIKVSEEDKMELQHTQTFRMTRSYRTENTKGTVVRHNSTQHDDHTTVKLMKC, via the exons ATGGATACAACTTCGAAACCGTTCAACCTCTCAACAACCATATATTTTCAAGATTATGGAAACGAGACGACCATCAATCGTTTTGAACAGCCGGATTGGCAAGTGGCACTGTGGGCAATTGCTTATTCACTGATAGTGATTGTGTCTGTCACAGGAAATGTCACTGTAATTTGGATAATTTTGGCGCACAAAAGAATGAGGACAGTGACTAACTATTTTATAGTAAATCTTGCATTCTCGGACGTTTCGATGGCTACTTTTAACACTGTCTTCAATTTTGTTTATGCTATACACAACGACTGGTACTTCGGGTTGGGATACTGTAGGTTTCAGAACTTCTATCCCATCACAGCCATGTTTTCAAGCATTTACTCTATGGCAGCTATTGCGGTTGACAG ATACATGGCCATAATTTACCCTTTGAAACCAAGGCTGTCCTCCACATCCACCAAGATTGTGATTGGTCTCATCTGGGCGGTGGCATTCTCCCTGGCTTTCCCCCAGTGCTACTACTCTGTCACCCAGCATTATCCACCACGGACCATCTGCATGGTCAACTGGCCTGATGACTATGGTGGGAAACACCATCTCAC ATACCAGATAGCTATGATCATACTGATCTACCTGCTCCCCCTGCTGGTGATGTTGATCACCTACAGCCTTATTGGCCAGACACTGTGGGGCAGTGAGATACCGGGGGAGGCCTCAGATCACTACCAGAATCAGATCCACGCTAAACGCAAG GTGGTGAAGATgatgatagtggtggtgatgacCTTCGCCCTGTGCTGGCTGCCCTACCACATCTACTTCATCCTGGGCAGCTTCAACAAGGAAATCTACATGCAGACGTACATCCAGCAGGTATACCTGGCCATCTTCTGGCTGGCCATGAGCTCCACCATATACAACCCCATCATCTACTGCTGCCTCAACCAAAG ATTCCGCTCGGGGTTCCGTCACGCTTTCAGCTGGTTACCCTTCATAAAGGTGTCGGAGGAGGACAAGATGGAATTGCAGCACACACAGACCTTCAGGATGACACGCAGCTATCGCACTGAGAACACCAAGGGTACTGTGGTCCGCCACAACTCCACCCAACACGATGACCACACCACAGTCAAGCTCATGAAATGCTAA